A genomic stretch from Frigoribacterium sp. PvP032 includes:
- the glsA gene encoding glutaminase A produces MTDPDSSTRASSATSPRRAGGARDDDLHERLAALLDGVRDVGGGEVDDSVPQLAEADPGWLGIALARPDGSVTAAGDARQAFSIQSAVKPFLFALALADTDGAAIDAVGIEPTGEAFDAIKLEGGTGRPPNPMVNAGALLTAALVDGGDADGRAERTLRGLGAFAGRELEVDDDVAGCEMLLGDRNHALAHLMRSEGTLHVGADDAVSAYARACAVLVDAEALAVMGATLALGGRNPVTGEQVVSAAIARDVVSVMATCGVYDGSGRWMRQVGVPAKSSVSGALVLSSPGRLGAASYSPPLDELGTSVRGAVLMERLSSELGLHAFDSARR; encoded by the coding sequence GTGACCGATCCCGACTCCTCGACCCGCGCCTCCTCGGCCACCTCCCCGCGACGAGCCGGCGGAGCACGCGACGACGACCTGCACGAGCGGCTGGCCGCGCTGCTGGACGGCGTCCGCGACGTGGGCGGCGGCGAGGTGGACGACAGCGTGCCGCAGCTCGCCGAGGCCGACCCGGGCTGGCTGGGCATCGCGCTGGCGCGGCCCGACGGCTCCGTGACGGCGGCGGGCGACGCGCGACAGGCGTTCTCGATCCAGTCGGCGGTCAAGCCGTTCCTCTTCGCCCTCGCGCTCGCCGACACCGACGGTGCGGCGATCGACGCGGTCGGCATCGAGCCGACGGGCGAGGCCTTCGACGCGATCAAGCTCGAGGGCGGCACGGGGCGTCCGCCGAACCCCATGGTCAACGCCGGAGCCCTGCTCACTGCCGCGCTCGTCGACGGCGGCGACGCGGACGGGCGTGCCGAGCGGACCCTCCGGGGCCTCGGCGCGTTCGCGGGGCGGGAGCTCGAGGTCGACGACGACGTGGCCGGCTGCGAGATGCTGCTCGGCGACCGGAACCACGCCCTCGCGCACCTGATGCGCTCGGAGGGCACCCTGCACGTCGGGGCCGACGACGCCGTCTCGGCCTACGCCCGTGCCTGCGCGGTGCTCGTCGACGCCGAGGCGCTCGCCGTCATGGGGGCGACCCTCGCCCTCGGCGGGCGCAACCCGGTGACCGGCGAGCAGGTCGTCTCGGCGGCGATCGCCCGCGACGTGGTGTCGGTGATGGCGACCTGCGGGGTCTACGACGGCTCCGGCCGGTGGATGCGCCAGGTCGGTGTGCCCGCCAAGTCGAGCGTCTCGGGCGCGCTCGTCCTCTCGTCGCCGGGACGGCTCGGCGCCGCGTCGTACAGCCCGCCGCTCGACGAGCTCGGCACCAGCGTCCGCGGAGCGGTGCTGATGGAGCGGCTCAGCAGCGAGCTCGGGCTGCACGCGTTCGACAGCGCGCGCCGCTGA
- a CDS encoding ThuA domain-containing protein — protein sequence MSAAAANSAAPTRVVVWNENVHETRGDETVARNYPHGIHGAVADGLVELLGDEVDVSTATLADPEHGLTEERLAATDVLLWWGHIAHEQVADEVVERVVRHVQAGMGLIVLHSGHYSKPFTRLLGTTCSLRWRNEAERELVWTVAPTHPIAEGVPDPLVIPEQETYGEFFDIPTPDELIFLSTFTGGEVFRSGATWRRGLGKLFYFSPGDQEYPVYHQPEIRRVLANGVRWARPTQSRRDLTADMHPRGWFEQG from the coding sequence ATGAGCGCCGCAGCAGCGAACTCGGCCGCCCCGACCCGGGTCGTCGTCTGGAACGAGAACGTCCACGAGACCCGGGGTGACGAGACCGTCGCCCGGAACTACCCGCACGGCATCCACGGCGCTGTCGCCGACGGCCTCGTCGAGCTGCTCGGCGACGAGGTCGACGTCTCGACGGCCACCCTCGCCGATCCCGAGCACGGGCTCACCGAGGAGCGGCTCGCCGCCACAGACGTCCTGCTGTGGTGGGGGCACATCGCCCACGAGCAGGTCGCAGACGAGGTCGTCGAGCGCGTCGTGCGGCACGTGCAGGCGGGCATGGGCCTGATCGTGCTGCACAGCGGGCACTACTCGAAGCCGTTCACGCGCCTCCTCGGCACCACCTGCTCGCTGCGCTGGCGCAACGAGGCCGAGCGCGAGCTCGTCTGGACCGTGGCGCCGACGCACCCGATCGCCGAGGGCGTGCCCGACCCGCTGGTGATCCCCGAGCAGGAGACCTACGGCGAGTTCTTCGACATCCCGACGCCGGACGAGCTGATCTTCCTGTCGACCTTCACGGGCGGCGAGGTGTTCCGCTCGGGGGCGACCTGGCGGCGCGGGCTCGGCAAGCTGTTCTACTTCTCGCCCGGCGACCAGGAGTACCCGGTGTACCACCAGCCCGAGATCCGGCGGGTGCTGGCGAACGGCGTGCGCTGGGCGCGGCCGACCCAGTCGCGGCGCGACCTCACCGCGGACATGCACCCGCGCGGCTGGTTCGAGCAGGGCTGA
- a CDS encoding FAD-binding domain-containing protein: MSIPTRAAGLDALDDFVPRAGGAYARDRNLDLGPSRSNVSGLSPYLRHRLLTEQEVVGAVLDEHTPRAAEKFVQEVFWRTYWKGWLEQNPEVWRRYRVEVRDLLAGELPDGYEAAVAGRTGIDAMDAWVRELVDTGYLHNHTRMWFASIWVFTLGLPWQLGADFFYRHLLDGDAASNTLSWRWVAGLQTRGKTYLATASNISRFTDGRFSPSGLATTARALDEEPFPSRTPLEPEDVVGVVGDRAGLLLHEEDLEATSLLAERPGLLGDVAAAAVHAEPGGRSPAGVSDAVAAFTSAAVEDAAERTRDAGGRSAQVLADAEPGSVVSWARSEGLDAVVVPYAPIGPVHERLGRLRPVLEAEGIALVTVRRRWDSVAWPHASRGFFPFREKIPSLVRQS, from the coding sequence GTGTCCATCCCCACCAGAGCCGCCGGTCTCGACGCTCTCGACGACTTCGTCCCCCGCGCCGGCGGCGCCTACGCCCGCGACCGCAACCTCGACCTCGGGCCCTCGCGGAGCAACGTCTCCGGGCTGTCCCCGTACCTTCGCCACCGCCTCCTGACGGAGCAGGAGGTGGTCGGCGCCGTCCTCGACGAGCACACGCCCAGGGCAGCCGAGAAGTTCGTGCAGGAGGTGTTCTGGCGCACCTACTGGAAGGGCTGGCTCGAGCAGAACCCGGAGGTGTGGCGGCGGTACCGGGTCGAGGTCCGCGACCTGCTCGCGGGTGAGCTGCCCGACGGGTACGAGGCCGCGGTCGCGGGGCGGACCGGCATCGACGCGATGGACGCCTGGGTGCGCGAGCTCGTCGACACCGGGTACCTGCACAACCACACGCGCATGTGGTTCGCGAGCATCTGGGTGTTCACGCTCGGCCTTCCCTGGCAGCTCGGCGCCGACTTCTTCTACCGGCACCTGCTCGACGGCGACGCCGCCTCGAACACCCTGTCGTGGAGGTGGGTGGCCGGTCTGCAGACCAGGGGCAAGACGTACCTCGCGACGGCCTCGAACATCTCCCGCTTCACCGACGGTCGGTTCTCGCCGAGCGGCCTGGCCACGACGGCCCGCGCGCTCGACGAGGAGCCGTTCCCGTCCCGGACCCCCCTCGAGCCGGAGGACGTCGTGGGGGTCGTCGGCGACCGCGCGGGGCTGCTGCTGCACGAGGAGGACCTCGAGGCGACGAGCCTGCTCGCCGAGCGTCCAGGGCTCCTCGGCGACGTGGCGGCCGCGGCCGTGCACGCGGAACCGGGCGGGCGTTCCCCCGCCGGGGTCTCGGACGCCGTGGCCGCCTTCACGTCGGCCGCCGTCGAGGACGCCGCGGAGCGGACCCGGGACGCGGGCGGACGGTCAGCCCAGGTGCTCGCGGACGCGGAGCCCGGCTCCGTCGTGAGCTGGGCGCGGTCGGAGGGGCTCGACGCGGTGGTCGTCCCCTACGCGCCGATCGGCCCTGTCCACGAGCGGCTCGGGCGGCTCCGTCCCGTGCTCGAGGCCGAGGGGATCGCCCTGGTCACGGTGCGGCGACGCTGGGACAGCGTCGCCTGGCCGCATGCCTCGAGGGGCTTCTTCCCTTTCCGCGAGAAGATCCCGTCGCTCGTCCGCCAGTCCTGA
- a CDS encoding Gfo/Idh/MocA family protein: MTSDQTRPTDPADPSDLRVGVIGLGFAGSTHLEAFSSLPGARVVALAGQEEARLQELGSAYGVERLVTDWEDVVAMVDLDVISIGVPNALHHPIAMAALRAGKHVFCEKPLATTGDLAAEMVRAARDADRVLEVAYNHRRRADVAFLADWLADDPIGDVYHARASWMRRAGVPGMGSWFTNKEASGGGPMIDLGSHVLDIALHLLGEPRVTSVSAVAYGVLGAAGRGGRVYGVSSAPTGSAFDVEDFSSALLRLDDGGSLLLQASWASYSKVHEDIEVELLGATGGARLHVDDYATDGTLTLYSDVLGQPAETRPAVHVPAGHHRTVIEGFIASVRSGAGGAAPEGGEARYQGRHGEYALHRSRVVDAIYASAEQGREVEVPQDEVEATVRSGSGSEGGVR; this comes from the coding sequence ATGACGTCCGACCAGACCCGCCCGACCGACCCTGCCGACCCGAGCGACCTGCGTGTGGGGGTGATCGGCCTCGGCTTCGCCGGCTCCACGCACCTCGAGGCGTTCTCGTCCCTGCCGGGCGCACGAGTCGTCGCGCTCGCCGGCCAGGAGGAGGCCCGGCTGCAGGAGCTCGGCAGCGCCTACGGCGTCGAGCGGCTGGTCACCGACTGGGAGGACGTCGTCGCGATGGTCGACCTCGACGTCATCTCGATCGGCGTCCCCAACGCGCTGCACCACCCGATCGCGATGGCTGCCCTGCGCGCAGGCAAGCACGTCTTCTGCGAGAAGCCCCTCGCGACGACCGGCGACCTCGCCGCCGAGATGGTCCGAGCCGCGCGCGACGCCGACCGGGTGCTCGAGGTCGCCTACAACCACCGCCGCCGGGCCGACGTCGCCTTCCTCGCCGACTGGTTGGCCGACGACCCGATCGGCGACGTCTACCACGCCCGCGCGAGCTGGATGCGGCGGGCCGGCGTGCCCGGCATGGGCTCGTGGTTCACGAACAAGGAGGCGTCCGGCGGCGGCCCGATGATCGACCTCGGCTCGCACGTGCTCGACATCGCCCTGCACCTGCTCGGCGAGCCCCGCGTGACGAGCGTCTCCGCCGTCGCGTACGGCGTCCTCGGCGCGGCCGGGCGCGGCGGTCGGGTCTACGGCGTCTCGTCGGCCCCGACCGGGTCGGCCTTCGACGTCGAGGACTTCTCGAGCGCGCTGCTCCGCCTCGACGACGGCGGCAGCCTGCTGCTGCAGGCGTCGTGGGCCTCGTACTCGAAGGTGCACGAGGACATCGAGGTCGAGCTGCTCGGCGCCACCGGCGGCGCACGCCTGCACGTCGACGACTACGCGACCGACGGCACGCTGACGCTCTACTCCGACGTGCTCGGCCAGCCCGCCGAGACGCGGCCGGCCGTCCACGTGCCGGCCGGGCACCACCGCACCGTCATCGAGGGGTTCATCGCCTCGGTGCGGTCGGGCGCAGGAGGCGCGGCGCCCGAGGGCGGGGAGGCCCGCTACCAGGGGCGGCACGGCGAGTACGCGCTGCACCGCAGCCGCGTCGTCGACGCGATCTACGCCTCGGCGGAGCAGGGCCGCGAGGTCGAGGTGCCGCAGGACGAGGTCGAGGCGACCGTCCGCTCCGGCTCCGGCTCCGAGGGGGGCGTCCGATGA
- a CDS encoding CHRD domain-containing protein: MKRSVRHLTIGGAAAAAATLIVAAPAAAETTVPEPSSFTSAYTVMATPDQVINNDGVAVAGEPGATGTFDFRINSDTEVICYDITLTGVTGDYQSPAKTATHIHQAAAGQPGPPRIAFPNPTDADGDGVREASGCLQGPFTTGVTNDAGADTGTGFTLAQIEADPAGFTGDSHTAAFAAGVVRGQLTQVPVGGVDTGAGGAASAVAAGTSASSSTDSGALVGAAAVGGLVLVGATGLVLRRRAAARA; this comes from the coding sequence ATGAAGCGTTCCGTCCGACACCTGACCATCGGAGGCGCGGCCGCGGCCGCCGCCACCCTGATCGTGGCCGCGCCCGCCGCGGCCGAGACCACCGTGCCAGAGCCCAGCTCGTTCACCAGCGCCTACACGGTGATGGCGACGCCCGACCAGGTCATCAACAACGACGGCGTTGCCGTCGCCGGCGAGCCGGGGGCCACCGGCACCTTCGACTTCCGCATCAACTCGGACACCGAGGTGATCTGCTACGACATCACCCTGACCGGCGTCACCGGCGACTACCAGAGCCCGGCGAAGACGGCGACGCACATCCACCAGGCCGCTGCCGGACAGCCCGGCCCGCCGCGCATCGCGTTCCCGAACCCGACCGACGCGGACGGCGACGGCGTCCGCGAGGCCAGCGGCTGCCTGCAGGGCCCCTTCACCACCGGCGTCACCAACGACGCGGGTGCCGACACCGGCACCGGCTTCACGCTCGCGCAGATCGAGGCGGACCCGGCCGGCTTCACCGGCGACTCGCACACGGCGGCCTTCGCTGCGGGCGTCGTCCGCGGCCAGCTGACCCAGGTGCCGGTCGGCGGCGTCGACACCGGCGCCGGCGGAGCGGCCTCGGCCGTCGCCGCGGGCACGTCCGCGTCGTCCAGCACGGACAGCGGAGCGCTCGTCGGCGCCGCCGCGGTCGGCGGGCTCGTGCTCGTCGGAGCGACCGGCCTCGTGCTGCGTCGTCGGGCCGCCGCACGGGCATGA
- a CDS encoding class F sortase: MPAGLGLGLGLGLAAVLALTGCASGMAEPLPSSSPRAEASGAPSSPAPPAMPSPGSPSPSPASPAPAPAFGIGAEPARVSVPAIELDEPLIGLGIASTGAMEVPVDADEVGWFTGGGRPGGRGPTVIAAHVDSTTGPAVFFRLSELVAGDEVTVTTVEDAAVRYVVDEVVDVPKAEFPTARVFGAQPTDQLRLITCGGVFDPGSGHYDQNRVVFASPAA; encoded by the coding sequence GTGCCGGCGGGCCTCGGGCTCGGGCTCGGGCTCGGGCTCGCCGCCGTCCTCGCGCTGACGGGGTGCGCGTCGGGGATGGCCGAGCCCTTGCCGTCGAGCTCGCCGCGCGCGGAGGCGAGCGGTGCGCCGTCCTCCCCCGCGCCTCCTGCGATGCCGTCGCCTGGGTCGCCGTCGCCGTCGCCTGCTTCGCCGGCGCCCGCGCCCGCCTTCGGGATCGGGGCCGAGCCTGCCCGAGTCTCGGTCCCGGCCATCGAGCTGGACGAGCCCTTGATCGGGCTCGGGATCGCCTCGACCGGCGCCATGGAGGTGCCGGTCGACGCCGACGAGGTCGGCTGGTTCACGGGAGGCGGACGTCCCGGTGGTCGCGGCCCGACCGTGATCGCTGCCCACGTGGACTCGACCACGGGCCCGGCGGTGTTCTTCCGTCTGTCGGAGCTCGTTGCCGGCGACGAGGTGACCGTGACGACCGTCGAGGACGCCGCGGTGCGCTACGTCGTGGACGAGGTCGTGGACGTGCCCAAGGCGGAGTTCCCGACCGCGCGGGTCTTCGGAGCCCAGCCGACCGACCAGCTGCGGCTGATCACCTGCGGCGGGGTCTTCGACCCCGGCTCGGGCCACTACGACCAGAACCGCGTCGTCTTCGCGTCGCCCGCCGCCTGA
- a CDS encoding sigma-70 family RNA polymerase sigma factor, with product MSLVLTRPVTQEGSTMSQPTPGPSSPGSAAPSTSTGLDVSAAFAEHGSALLGFAVNALRDRPLAEDCVQETFLRAWRARASFDPARGGARTWLFAIERRVVLDVHRARQRTPVLVPDEHAPEQAAPATDPLERLGIVEGLARLSDEHREVVVAVHLTGLSYQEFSDLSGVPVATLRTRCFYALRALRNHLDDGENRS from the coding sequence ATGTCGCTCGTCTTGACGCGTCCCGTCACGCAGGAGGGGAGCACGATGAGCCAGCCGACGCCCGGCCCCTCGTCTCCCGGCTCCGCGGCGCCGAGCACCTCGACCGGCCTCGACGTGTCCGCCGCCTTCGCGGAGCACGGCTCGGCCCTGCTCGGCTTCGCGGTCAACGCCCTCCGTGACCGCCCCCTCGCCGAGGACTGCGTGCAGGAGACGTTCCTCCGCGCCTGGCGTGCCCGCGCCTCCTTCGACCCTGCTCGCGGCGGCGCGCGCACCTGGCTGTTCGCGATCGAGCGGCGGGTCGTGCTCGACGTGCACCGCGCCCGTCAGCGCACCCCGGTGCTGGTGCCCGACGAGCACGCGCCGGAGCAGGCGGCCCCCGCGACCGACCCGCTCGAGCGCCTCGGCATCGTCGAGGGGCTCGCACGGCTCAGCGACGAGCACCGCGAGGTCGTGGTCGCCGTCCACCTGACCGGGCTCAGCTACCAGGAGTTCTCCGACCTGTCGGGCGTCCCGGTCGCCACCCTCCGCACGCGCTGCTTCTACGCCCTGCGTGCCCTCCGCAACCACCTCGACGACGGGGAGAACCGCTCGTGA
- a CDS encoding GNAT family N-acetyltransferase, giving the protein MSTPHDSVEIRALPYDHADVQRLVEGLQQLYVELYGGRDDSPIDRSEFELPRGTFAVAYDTAGDAAGDTAEGPAGDAPAPVAMGAWRLLPDGRAELKRMFVRPDQRGRGLSRLVLSWLEQSAREAGVVDMVIETNTVHAEAIRLYESVGYAPIPAYGHYADEPETVSLGRSLAERD; this is encoded by the coding sequence GTGAGCACCCCGCACGACTCCGTCGAGATCCGCGCCCTGCCCTACGACCACGCCGACGTGCAGCGGCTCGTCGAGGGGCTCCAGCAGCTCTACGTCGAGCTGTACGGCGGACGCGACGACAGCCCGATCGACCGGTCCGAGTTCGAGCTGCCGCGCGGCACGTTCGCCGTCGCCTACGACACGGCGGGCGACGCGGCGGGCGACACTGCCGAGGGCCCGGCCGGCGACGCACCGGCACCGGTCGCGATGGGCGCGTGGCGCCTCCTGCCCGACGGCCGCGCCGAGCTCAAGCGCATGTTCGTCCGACCCGACCAGCGCGGACGCGGGCTCTCCCGGCTCGTGCTGAGCTGGCTCGAGCAGTCCGCCCGCGAGGCCGGCGTCGTCGACATGGTGATCGAGACGAACACGGTGCACGCCGAGGCGATCCGCCTCTACGAGTCGGTCGGCTACGCGCCGATCCCCGCCTACGGGCACTATGCGGACGAGCCGGAGACCGTGTCGCTCGGGCGGTCGCTCGCCGAGCGCGACTGA
- a CDS encoding YdeI family protein, which translates to MVSVADKPVLELTVEQWWDWLASTDDVVGVRLKLRKKTSSAPGMTWSEALDVALCHGWIDGQGARLDDDYMLTAFQPRRRNSPWSQINREHVARLVEEGRMRPAGLAEVERAKADGRWDAAYRQRDAVAPDDLRAALDADPAAAAFFAGLTKTERFRVFFRLASIKTPAIRAARVRDVVEKAARGEQHYR; encoded by the coding sequence ATGGTCAGCGTCGCCGACAAGCCCGTGCTCGAGCTCACGGTCGAGCAGTGGTGGGACTGGCTGGCCTCGACCGACGACGTCGTGGGCGTGCGGCTGAAGCTCCGCAAGAAGACGAGCAGCGCGCCCGGCATGACCTGGTCCGAGGCGCTCGACGTCGCCCTCTGCCACGGCTGGATCGACGGGCAGGGCGCGCGGCTCGACGACGACTACATGCTCACCGCGTTCCAGCCGAGGCGCCGCAACAGCCCGTGGTCGCAGATCAACCGCGAGCACGTCGCCCGTCTGGTCGAGGAGGGGCGGATGCGGCCGGCGGGGCTCGCCGAGGTCGAGCGCGCGAAGGCCGACGGCCGGTGGGACGCCGCGTACCGGCAACGTGACGCGGTCGCTCCCGACGACCTGCGGGCCGCGCTCGACGCCGATCCCGCAGCGGCCGCGTTCTTCGCCGGGCTGACGAAGACGGAGCGGTTCCGGGTCTTCTTCCGGCTCGCGTCGATCAAGACGCCGGCGATACGGGCGGCGCGCGTCCGCGACGTGGTGGAGAAGGCAGCGCGCGGCGAGCAGCACTACCGCTGA
- a CDS encoding Ig-like domain-containing protein, with the protein MPRTRGIVADPRLLPTSTLLREAPVASSSLHRPHRRAGLAAAIALTLATGGLALGAAAPASAAQPVAATAAAAAAPTPGANLPGAVTDIVVSPTTPRQDASVTTTLDFTVPADAVAGDSFTVQLSPRLKDLPDTFPVLDLATGEIVANAVLVKTTAANGAPANVRLVVTFTDFVETHTGVRGSAFIESGFDAERTPAGSASPFTSVVEGGATFTTEVTPQAQVGTHLAASKRGVFTRSDQGRTNPLGALEYRVDTPVGPFVAATTTDTRPAGQTWTFACSSLRFEDRQSDAAGLNVPGTTEALAVPSSSVACSQSQVTVTWPAAPEGHFYRLVAPVDLAAATGTGSAQSFSNGAVTVLSRTEGATPESFPAQTVTRQASAGGQADGTDVPPVVTPPVTTPPVTTPPVTTPPVTTPPAVVPPVTTTPAAITPAATAVTPVTPSATSPTRQPASPSSSDSSLAFTGGESLAPALIALLFAAVGTALVVTAHRRTRRR; encoded by the coding sequence ATGCCCAGAACCCGTGGGATCGTCGCCGATCCGCGCCTCCTCCCGACCTCGACCCTCCTGCGGGAGGCGCCCGTCGCCTCCTCGTCCCTGCACCGGCCTCACCGCCGTGCGGGCCTGGCCGCGGCGATCGCCCTGACGCTCGCGACCGGGGGCCTCGCCCTGGGCGCCGCAGCTCCGGCCTCCGCCGCCCAGCCCGTCGCGGCGACCGCAGCCGCCGCTGCCGCGCCGACCCCCGGTGCGAACCTGCCCGGTGCCGTCACCGACATCGTGGTCAGCCCGACCACGCCGCGACAGGACGCCTCGGTCACGACGACGCTCGACTTCACGGTGCCGGCCGACGCCGTCGCCGGCGACAGCTTCACGGTCCAGCTCAGCCCCCGGCTGAAGGACCTGCCCGACACGTTCCCCGTGCTCGACCTCGCGACCGGCGAGATCGTCGCGAACGCCGTGCTCGTGAAGACCACGGCCGCGAACGGCGCCCCCGCGAACGTCCGACTCGTGGTGACCTTCACCGACTTCGTCGAGACGCACACGGGCGTCAGGGGATCGGCCTTCATCGAGTCGGGCTTCGACGCCGAGAGGACCCCGGCCGGCAGCGCCTCGCCCTTCACCTCCGTCGTCGAGGGCGGTGCGACCTTCACCACCGAGGTGACTCCGCAGGCGCAGGTCGGCACCCACCTCGCCGCGTCGAAGCGCGGCGTCTTCACCCGGTCCGACCAGGGCCGCACGAACCCGCTGGGCGCCCTCGAGTACCGCGTCGACACCCCCGTCGGGCCGTTCGTCGCCGCCACGACGACGGACACCCGTCCGGCCGGTCAGACCTGGACCTTCGCCTGCAGCTCGCTGAGGTTCGAGGACCGCCAGTCCGACGCCGCCGGCCTGAACGTGCCGGGCACGACGGAGGCCCTCGCCGTTCCTTCCTCCTCCGTGGCCTGCAGCCAGAGCCAGGTCACCGTCACCTGGCCGGCCGCGCCCGAGGGTCACTTCTACCGCCTCGTCGCACCCGTCGACCTCGCGGCCGCCACCGGGACGGGCTCGGCCCAGAGCTTCTCGAACGGCGCCGTCACCGTGCTGAGCCGCACCGAGGGCGCCACGCCCGAGTCGTTCCCGGCGCAGACGGTCACCCGCCAGGCCAGCGCCGGAGGCCAGGCCGACGGCACCGACGTGCCGCCGGTCGTGACGCCCCCGGTGACGACGCCGCCCGTGACCACGCCCCCGGTGACGACGCCTCCCGTGACGACGCCTCCGGCGGTCGTGCCGCCAGTCACGACCACGCCTGCAGCGATCACGCCCGCCGCGACCGCCGTCACGCCCGTGACGCCGAGCGCGACGTCGCCGACGCGTCAGCCCGCGTCGCCGAGCTCGTCCGACTCGTCGCTCGCGTTCACGGGTGGCGAGTCCCTCGCCCCGGCGCTGATCGCGCTGCTGTTCGCCGCGGTCGGCACGGCGCTCGTCGTCACGGCGCACCGCAGGACGCGTCGCCGCTGA